The genomic region ATCATATTCTTTATGAATCGAATACATTTATGGAAAGTACAAAGGATAAAATTGAGCTATATGAGACAAAGGTTCTTGGGAAAAAAGATCTTGAATTAGATATCGATTCAGATAGCATGAAGTTTTTTAATAGCGGAATTAAAAGTAAGTCTGTTGGCCTAAATCTATACGAGATTGATATCCCTGTAATGCCTCTAGGAATGAGAAAGTATCTTGAATTGTCTCATATGGGTGAAACAATATATGCTGGTTACCAAGATAATAAAGCAATCCATATTCCAAGTAAGGAGTATCTAAACTACGTTATGGATACTTTTGATATCTCCAGCTTAGAGAATCAATGTATGATTCAAATAAACTTTAATAAGCCTATTGTAGATCTCACCTATGCCAGTGAAAGCTTAAAGGGACCAATCGCTTTTGAAGTTCTATATTTAGACAAAGATGGGATGTTTAATACTGATCCTAGTGACTTTGCGAAAAAGATATTTTTAGTTGGTGATACGCAAGGCTCAGTTAATATCAAAGTTGAGTATGCAGACAATTCAAAAGACTATTTACAATCATTTTGTTCAAGAAACACATTCTTAGTTGAGCAGCTGTAATATCATTTATTACAGCGCATTTTGCTAACTAAATTCTTCCAATTTTTGGGATACTTCTTAGTTATATACTTGGTAGGTAGCTCGTAATATTTTTTGGGATTTAAATTTACATCTGAAAATAGAATTTGTCCCTTTCTGAGTTTCGTCTTTAACTTCCTTCTTTTAAAGTGAAGATTTAGCTCTCTTGAGTCAGGTTCAAGTGAATCTATATTCTTAAAATATGTAGCAGGAGATGTCGTACACTTTGTTAGGAAAATCTTCATTCTAGTGTGTGGATTACCTTTTGGTGTTTTATAGAAATAGTCTCTGTATGCTAATGCGTAAACAAGAGCAGTAAATTCAGAATAAAAATTGATAGATGCAAAACCAATATGGGGATGCTTATAATTTCTTAGAATATATTCTAGATCAGCATCACTCTTTTTTAGTTTTCTTTTGGCCCGTATATAATGTTTAGGGCCAGAATTATAAGCCGTTATCGCTAAATCCCAAGACTTGAGAATCTGCTTATTTTGTTTTAGAAGATGAAGTGCACTGATTGTAGAAAGAAGTGGGTTTAATCTTCCATCAATATAAGTATTCACAGGCATGAAGTGTTTTCCTATGTGCTTCATGAATTGCCAAGTACCGGTAGCACCAACTTTAGACTTTGCTTTTGTGTTAAAAGATGATTCTAGAAATGGTAGGGCCTTAAGTTCTTTGGGTAACTTAAACTGCTCAAAATACCTATCCATAGATTTTTCATAAGGTAAAATATTAAAAAGACCTTTTTGAATATTATCTTTTTGACCGGTTTGAGCTCTGAGGTTATTGCTTAGCTGTTTATAAAATGCTTTTATTTTACTTTTGCCACGTGGAATCTTTATGCTTGCGTGCTTTAGGGCCTTGATAATATTCTGTTCTTGTAGCCCTTGATTTTTACCTTTACCTAAATTATTGAATGCCTTTTTTAAAACTTTAACCTTGTTTAAAGTAAGTTTGGACTGAAGTGCAAACTTCGTATGATGGTTAAGTCCTGATTCGGCTAAAGAAGTATAGTCTATAATATCGTATATAAGTTTTAGATTCTTCTTGTCGTGTAAAACAGAATAATTAGAATTGTATAAAGTATAGATATTGAACCAGAAATGAATATTATTGTAAAAGTACTTTGGAACTGGAAATTCATCTGAAATTCTATTGTCTGGATCATTTGCATAATAATGAAATTGATCACCTTTATAAATTGGTCCTATATCAAAGTAGGTGACTTTCTTTTTAAGAGCAATACTTTCAATAATTGTAAGATCATCTTGGAAGAAATTCTCAGGAACCAATGCAAGAGAGTTAAGATTCAGAAATAATAATATAAGTGCTAACTTTCCCATTCATGCCGCTTGAAAATGTTTATTGTTCTTTTATATCCAGCAGAAACCATTTCTGATGTTTTATCTGGATTTAAAGAAAAAGAGTTTCTAAAGAATAGCTTATAATCTTCATGTTTTGGGAAAATATCCACCATATGAACATTTGGTTTATAATCAAGTTTTCTTTCAAGTATAGATGTTAACTGCTTTCTATGACGTACCTCAATATTATTTGATTTAAGGTATTCATTCACAGTATTTATTATATCAGCACTTGAATGTCTTCTGGCCCTATTTGCAACAATCTTCTTTTGAATCATAAGATAAATTGCTTGAGTGGCTATTGCAGGAAGTCCATAGTTCACAAGTGAACCTATTTCATCATGATAGTGATATGGTGTATGAGTCCAAGAAGAGATTATAACTTCACAATTATGATCAAAAGCAACGTGCGTTGAAAGTGTCTCTCTAATTTCTCCATCAATATAATAATCAGTTTGTTCAGTTAGAGGATTTTTAATTGGATATGGACTATAGAATGGTGGAACACTCATAGATGCCGTGACTGTTTCAGCAAGAGGAATTCCAGTATAGTAATTAGCAGTATTATCATGAGAAGGATTCGGATAATTATACTTACTAAATATTACCTTTCTTGAATGATCTAATTGAGTGGCCACAACAAAAAGATCAGCTTTGAGCTCTTCGAATGTTTTAACAGTTAAGACATTTTCATTAATATAGTTATGTAGGCCTTGAGTGGTAAATAGACCAGACATAGAAACGATAGGCTTGAGAAATCTCTTGAGTAGCCCCGGAAAACCTTCGAGAGGATCATAAAATCCTGCTGTGTCAGTATTAATAATAGGCTTTTTTAAACTAAGCATATCTTTATAATTTATGGCACGAATTTTACTATTGTTCTTATTTATAGTTGCTTCAATAATATCCATAGGACGATGTCCACTGGCAAAATAAAGTCCAACTAGAGATCCTGCACTTGATCCTATATAACTTGAGATTTCTAACTCACTAGGTTCAGACTCATTATTCTTGAGACTGTATCC from Halobacteriovorax sp. HLS harbors:
- a CDS encoding patatin-like phospholipase family protein, producing MQRVDISNFKNKKTALVMSGGVVKAAAWHLGVALALEELGYSLKNNESEPSELEISSYIGSSAGSLVGLYFASGHRPMDIIEATINKNNSKIRAINYKDMLSLKKPIINTDTAGFYDPLEGFPGLLKRFLKPIVSMSGLFTTQGLHNYINENVLTVKTFEELKADLFVVATQLDHSRKVIFSKYNYPNPSHDNTANYYTGIPLAETVTASMSVPPFYSPYPIKNPLTEQTDYYIDGEIRETLSTHVAFDHNCEVIISSWTHTPYHYHDEIGSLVNYGLPAIATQAIYLMIQKKIVANRARRHSSADIINTVNEYLKSNNIEVRHRKQLTSILERKLDYKPNVHMVDIFPKHEDYKLFFRNSFSLNPDKTSEMVSAGYKRTINIFKRHEWES
- a CDS encoding lytic transglycosylase domain-containing protein → MGKLALILLFLNLNSLALVPENFFQDDLTIIESIALKKKVTYFDIGPIYKGDQFHYYANDPDNRISDEFPVPKYFYNNIHFWFNIYTLYNSNYSVLHDKKNLKLIYDIIDYTSLAESGLNHHTKFALQSKLTLNKVKVLKKAFNNLGKGKNQGLQEQNIIKALKHASIKIPRGKSKIKAFYKQLSNNLRAQTGQKDNIQKGLFNILPYEKSMDRYFEQFKLPKELKALPFLESSFNTKAKSKVGATGTWQFMKHIGKHFMPVNTYIDGRLNPLLSTISALHLLKQNKQILKSWDLAITAYNSGPKHYIRAKRKLKKSDADLEYILRNYKHPHIGFASINFYSEFTALVYALAYRDYFYKTPKGNPHTRMKIFLTKCTTSPATYFKNIDSLEPDSRELNLHFKRRKLKTKLRKGQILFSDVNLNPKKYYELPTKYITKKYPKNWKNLVSKMRCNK